In Desmospora profundinema, the sequence AAGGATGAACGCAACTTCCACGACTCTCCATCCTCTCTCTCTCCTATAGTTCATCCTATGTTTCCTATACGAGAAGAGTTCATAGAATGGGGAATCGCCGTAACGAAATATTCGTCCCTGCCCGCATGCTCCCTGCACCCTTCCGGTCATACTGATACCGAATCCAATGGGGAGGGGAGACCATGCGTTTTTTTATATACAGGGGCGGGCGCATCGCATATCGGTTGACAGGTGAGGGACCTCCCTTGCTTTTGTTGCACGGGATGGGAGCCAATCATCGATTGTTCGAGCCGCAAATACCCGAATTTTCTTCCCGTTTCCACCTGATTTTGCCCGATATGCGCGGACACGGCCGGTCTTCTCCCTTGCCCATCGACTTTACCTATGAACTGTTAGCAGAGGACATGAAAGCCCTGCTGGATCATTTGGAGATTCCGACTTGTGATATCCTGGGCATTTCCATGGGAGCGATTGTCGCTCAGGCTTTGGCACTCGCACATGGAGACAGGATTCGTCGACTGGTGTTGGCCGACGGATACTGCCAGCCTCCCTCCCGGTTTGCCGGCTTTTGTTACAACTTCTCTACGCTGGTTTTCCGCATTCTTCCCATTCGGTGGATCAAACAGTTGCTCACGATCCCCTTTCGTGGCAGCCGGCCGGGATATGCCCGCACCCGCCACCTTCTCCAACGATGTCTTACGGATGACCGTGCGGCTCTGCTGCGTTTGAAGGAAAAACCACCCCCGGACTTTACTCGTCTACTCCATCGGATCCAATCCCCCACTCTGGTTATGGCAGGGGATCGCTTGAAGTGGGAACTTCAATCTTCCCGCATTATCGCGCAAAACCTGCCGGATGCCCGCTTCGCCGTTTTTCATGGAGGATGTGATCCGCTGAATGCGATGCGAACCGCTCCTTTCAATACGTTGGTGACCGCTTTCTTAGACGAAAAACCACTCCCCTCCCTCCCGGGGGTCACCTTCCTCCACTGAAGTGAAAAATCCATCCTAGCCTAGGGCGTGTCTGATCAATCCGTGGCGGGATCCCGGGTCAGTATGGCTGTCTTCGTTTCGTTGCAAAAAGCGCAAAGGCTCTCCGCCAGCCACACCGACCCTCTCTTGTTCTTGCGAAAAATTGAATTACCAGACAGACCCTAGTGTAGAAGTCGCACGAAAAAAAGAATCGACATCGGTCGATTCTTGGATTTCCAGATGGATCCTTTTACATTTCTTCCACCAAACGTCGGAGTGTCCCGCGATCTTCCGCTTCCCGAAGAGAACGACGAAAGTTTTCATCCATCAGTTTTCGTGACAGGGCTTGCAGGATCTTCAAGTGTTCGTCCCCTGCTTGTTCCTTGGGTACAGCGATCATAAAAACCAGATGGGCCGGTTCCCCATCAATACTGTCCCAATCCACCCCCGCTTTTTTCCGGCCGAAGGCGACCCGGGCTTCATGGACACCAGACGACTTCCCGTGGGGAATCGCAATTCCAAAGCCGATACCGGTGCTGCTATGTTCCTCCCGAGCATACAGATCGCGGCGAAACACTTCTCTGTCGGCAAGGGCACCCGATTCATCCAGTTTGTCGAGCAATTCGTTCATGACTTCATCACGAGTGGTTCCTTCCAACTCCAATACCATTAGATCTTCGGTTAGTAGGTCGGATAAGTTCATCGTTCGCATCCTTTCTTCCTGATCTCTATGTTTTATTCGACCAAACGAATGGAAACCGCTTGGGATATTATTTTTCCACACCGTCCAAGTGGCACGACCTATCTGAGATCCATCATTGCCGCCACCCTCTCCCCCCAACTTTCACCTCCCCGTTAGAATGGATATTACCTCGGAACTTATCTGTACTTCCCGCAGCTTCAGCAACCGGAGAGAATCCTCTACCAGCTCGGATACTTCCCGAAAGAGAGCACGGATATCCTCGGAACGATCCCCTGATGAAGCCAGTAATAGCACCAGCCAGACCGGTTCCCCTTCCCAATCTACCGGATGCGGCAATACAGCCAACGCCAAGGAATCCCGGTTCACCCACTCAGGGGCGCCATGGGGAATGGCCACTCCTTGTCCAATCGCAGTAGACGCCAGCTTCTCCCGCCTCAGGGCGGACCCGCTGAAATCAGGTTCCACCGCGCCTGACGCCGACAGTAGATGAACCAACTGTTGAATTACCGACTCCCGGTCCTCACCAGTGATTCCCACCATCATATGTTCCGGTTGCAACAACCGGGACAAGACCGGATAGGGGTCCCTGTCCACCTCCCGGAATAGTATCCGTCGAATGTTCTCTTCTTCATTGCGGCTCAGTAAGGGAGTCACCGGTATGACCGGAACTTTCTCCGCTTCCAGAGGGATCATGCTTAAAATCCCATCGGGGCGGTAACGCCGGATCGCCTCCGGCACATCGGACCGGGCGACGGTGGCTGCCACCACCAGATCGGGAAACAACCGCCGAATTCGGGCCCGCAACAGTTCTGACGTTCCGGTGCCTGTACTGCAAACGATGATGATACGGATCGGTTCCGTTTCCGCAGCAGCGGATCGTTCCAAAGAAGCTTGAAAATGAAGGGCCAGATATCCTACTTCATCCTCGTGAAACGCCACATTCCAACCTTCTTGTAAATGGGGCAGGTGATGGAGCAATCCATCAAACAAATAACCCGTTTGCCCCTTAATTTCCGGCAACAGGGGATTGGTCAGCCGCAATCCATGCCGCAGGCGGTTAAGTGCCGAGTGAAGGTGAAGAGAAACACCGTCCAACAGCGCTTGATCGCTTTCAAATGGGAATCCCATCCAACCGGACATCCGTTGAATGAGAATATGGGACAACCGGACCGCTTCTGGATCCACCCGTTCCACCGATTGTTCCACTTCTCCGTCCGTTCCACGCTTTTGTTGGATTTTGGCACCCAGCACATGCATCGTCAGATAACCGATCTCTTCCGGAGGAATCCGCACCGCCAATGGGGTTTCCAGCTGGTTCGCCAACCACTCCGCTTGTCGGTATTCCTCTTTTTCCCGCAGTTGGGACCACTCCCGGGGCTCCATGACGATCCGGTTCCCCGTTTTGATTCTCCGGATTGCGATTGCCAGATGCATGACTAAGTTGGTGAAGCCTTCTTCGGTAAAGGAAAAAGGAAGCCGCTTCTCCAGACGATGAACGGCATCACGGATCACAGGCAACGATTGTTCCCATCCCGCTTTTTCGTCCGCCCGCAACATCCGAAGCTTTTCTTGCACCTCGGACAGGGCAAGCCTCCATGCTTTCTCATTTCCGATGATACGGTTGCCCCAGTTGGGTTTGCGGACCAGACGCAACTTTCGTTTACGAAGCCACTCCTCCGCTTGATCCAGATCAGCGTACAAGACCGCGGGGCTAACAAACAACCGCTCCGCCAATTTCCTCGTTGTAAGCGGCCCCGACGCTTCCAGCAAAGCGGACAACAAGGGGTACAACCGCTCCCCGCGTTCGTTCGTCCGTATGATCGGAACGGGAGGCAATGCCCGTCGCAGACAGTCCCGATCCCTCTCACCGCCGCTGAGGAATACCCCCACACCGGGTTTTCTCTCCAAGGTGACGAATGCTTGCTTCTCCACCCAACCCTTCACTTCCCGCAGATCATTTCGGACGGTCCGTTCGGAACAACCCAGTCGTTCCGCCAGTTGTTGAACAGAAAGCGGGCGTTCCTCGTTTAGAAGGTGATGAATCAGATGGATCTGTCGAGTGTTCATGAAATCACCACGTTTTCATACGGGAGAAGGCGCTTTCTCCCTTTGATCATACACCCTTTATGACAGTCAGTCTGTTATTGTTGTTGCCGGATCATCCGGCAATCTGACAAAAATGGAATGGATGAAAAAAAGCGGTCCCGGCGGGACCACCTTTATCCTATTTCAGTTTACCGAATCGTAAACGTCGCTCGGCGATAGTTGTGCTTCTTTCCGTTGGGATTATAGTTTCTCTCAATATTTCCCGCCGCGTCTACTGCAAACCACTTCAACTCCGTCGTCCGGTTGAATGTGAGGGTTTCACCCCCTTCACGAACCCCGGAAGATTGGTATCGGGGCGAATCGAACGTGGGACGGCTGCCGTCTGTGGTGTAGAAGATCGTCGCCGGTTCATTCACTTGAAACTGCACCTCAACGCTCTTCTTATACCGGCCCGGCTTGGGAGTGACGTGAGAGCGGGGCGGTTTTTTATCTTTATTGAAGTCCAACGCCACCCGCATCATCTCGATCAAACCATTGGAAAACTCCATTGCTTCCGCATGCCCTTCCTCAAAGGCAGGCTGGAATCCGACGGGTTCCCATCGTTTCATCTCGGGGTTCCAGCGGTCCGCACCCACCTCGAAGTTCCAGGCGAATATATCGTTTTGATACCATAAGTGATCGGCGGAGTTTCCGGCAGCAGAATAGAGAACATCAGCCACCGGCCCTGTGCGGCCCGGCTGAATCACCGTTCCCCGGTGTTCTTGGATCGCCGACAGGATCCGTTCCGACGACCCCCAAAAGAAGGCTTCCTCACCCAGGGTGGGACGGGGCAGGGTTTCACGCCCGTTCGCCTTATATGCACCGGGGGACCACATAAAGTACCCGCCATAACTGTGGATGTTCATCGCAAACGTAATGTTGGGATTTTGATTGGCCAGCTCAATCACGTTGCGGCTTTCGTGCTCGGACAGTTCCGACCGACCGGAGTATACATCGCTCAAACAGTTGCTGGACCCGCCCGTATACCCGTCAAACAAGGACCCTTCCGCATAGTTGCGGTTGATGTCAATTCCCCAACGGTTGCGGTAGCCGGGATCGGCGCTCCCCTCATCGCAGTCGTTTCTCATGTTTTTCCGCTGCATATTATAATCGTAAAAACTATAATGCGCCCCGTCAGGATTGACGGTGGGAATGATAAAAATGTCGAGATTGTCCACCAGCCTGCGGGTCTCCTTGTCATGGGCATAGTTGCGCAGCAACCGCTCAATGGTTTCCACCGATACCAACGGTGTCACCCACTCGCGGGCGTGCTCCTGTGAATAAGCCAACACACCCAGCCGTGAACCATCCCGGTGTTTCCCAATCCGCACCGCCTTCACCGTAAACGGCTCCCTGGAGACGGAATCCGGTGCGTTCAGATGGTTGTCCAACTGCGTTAAGCCTTGGGGTTGTACCACTCCCGCTCCAGGATTACCCCGATACAGATGGGCCTTTATAACATCACCGGCATCCCGGTTCAGCGCTTCCACCAGCTGCGCAGCCGTCGTTACCGGTACGCCGGAAGCATCCGTCGCCAGTTCTACGGTGATCCGCCGCTTCGCCACATCCATGGACAATTCCTGATTGGGTTTACCGGGATCTTTCACCTCAATCGCCCAATCATTGCCCCCTTCATGCCCCCATACCTTGGAGGTGACCACCACTGCCGATTCCGCCCGGCTGCCCACGATTACTTGGGATTTGCGCCGATACCCTTCGGTCTGGTTGGGTAACTCTACAATCTCAGCGATTTCTGGAAATTCCGCTACTACGGCTTCCAGCCGCTGGTCAATCTCTGTCGGAGTCATATAATGACTGATAAAATCTTTTACATAGTGCGGGTTTTCCGGATTGGGTTTCTTTCCTCCCAGCCATTGGCTGACTGATCCGGTCACTTCACCGCCCTCATTGCTGCTTACCTTTACCCGGGTCGGCACGTTTTCAACGGGAACCAACATCCGATGATACAAGTATTGTCCGGCATCGACAAACCGTTGCATCGTGGCCGTACCGCCAGCATCGATTGTTGTGCCTTCGCCGGCGTTCCATTGGGCGGTCAAGGCCACATCCGGCCGGATACCCGCATCGGTTTTAGCCTCCAAGGAAAGAAACGTGCCCGTATCATTTTGGAACCATTCCGCCCTCAGGATGGTGACCTGATCCACTGCCATCACGGAGACGCGCTGTTCCCGGACCACCGTCTCCTTTCGTTCCTCCAACCGCTCCTCCCAATCCTTTCGGGTGAACAACGTTTCAATCACTTCCACCTCAGGCCGGGCCGCCAACTCCTCCAATTCCGAAGGAGTGACAACCGCATCCAGTTGAATCCCGCCGGATGTTTCTTGCAGATATTCCGCCAGATCCACCCCATCCCGAAGCAGTCCGTTCATTGCCTCGCGATCCGGCACTTCAATCCGAACCACCGACGCCTCCTCCGGTTCTCCCAATCCGGAATCTGCATCCATCCCGTCCCCCATCGAAGGCGGGATCGCCAGACCCGCCACCATCACCATCAACAGAACAAAACCGATCCACCGGGCTGTCCCCCGCGGAAACCGCATATCGCGGCACCTCCCCTTTTCCGTTTAAACCCCCATTTATTTCGCTATACAAAACAAAATCCCTGCCACTATTTCGAATAAAAAAATAATTGTGTTTTGTAAATGGGTTCAGCCTATTTCCCCTTTGAAAACAAGAGGTTCTCAACGGAAGCAGATCGTTTACAATAGGAGAGGAATATTCCAGCGAACGAAACACTCGTAAAAGGAGGACTGGAAGCCAACTTGGAACCCCAACGAACATCGATATCATCCACCCCCACCCTCATCGACCGGATTGACCGGTTTGTTCATCATCCCCGGTTCACGGCGACAATCCTGGTGTTAATCCTGTTTAATGCGATCCTGCTCGGCCTGGAAACATACCCTTCCATCTATGAGCCGTACCAGAACCTGTTCCACGGGGCGGATCAGATTCTCCTGTGGCTGTTTACCCTGGAAGTGATTCTGAAAATCATCGCGGCCCGGCCGTGGTACCGCTTTTTCAAGGATGGGTGGAATGTATTTGATTTGCTTATCATCGCCAGTGGTCACCTGTTTGCGGACGTCCAGTTTGTCGTTGTGTTGCGTATTTTGCGAGTGTTGCGGGTGCTGCGGGCCATCTCGATCCTGCCTGCCCTGCGCCGCCTGGTGAAAACACTGCTGGCAACCATCCCTTCGCTCGGAAACATCGGGATCCTGCTCGGGATCATCTTTTACATTTTCTCCGTCATCGGTACGATGCTGTTTCGGGATGTAGCGCCAGAGTATTTTGGATCGATGCATCTGTCCATGCTCTCCCTGTTTCAGATCGTCACGCTGGAATCATGGGCGAGCGGCATCATGTGGCCGATTCAACAGGAAAAGCCGTGGGCTTGGATCTATTTTGTCAGTTTTGTTCTCGTCGGAACATTTGTCATCCTCAACCTGTTCATCGGGGTGATCGTCAACAAAGTGGATCAGGTGGCCGCCGAAGAGGAAGAGTTGGAGAAACTGCGGAAAGAGGCCGACCTTCAACGGGAAGTTCGTCACCTGCGGGATGAGATTCGTGAGCTGAAAACGATGATGGAACGCCCCCACTCCCCGCCTTCAGAAGAAGAGAAAGCGGACCGAGGATAACAACAAGCCCAGC encodes:
- a CDS encoding alpha/beta fold hydrolase — encoded protein: MRFFIYRGGRIAYRLTGEGPPLLLLHGMGANHRLFEPQIPEFSSRFHLILPDMRGHGRSSPLPIDFTYELLAEDMKALLDHLEIPTCDILGISMGAIVAQALALAHGDRIRRLVLADGYCQPPSRFAGFCYNFSTLVFRILPIRWIKQLLTIPFRGSRPGYARTRHLLQRCLTDDRAALLRLKEKPPPDFTRLLHRIQSPTLVMAGDRLKWELQSSRIIAQNLPDARFAVFHGGCDPLNAMRTAPFNTLVTAFLDEKPLPSLPGVTFLH
- a CDS encoding PTS sugar transporter subunit IIA: MNLSDLLTEDLMVLELEGTTRDEVMNELLDKLDESGALADREVFRRDLYAREEHSSTGIGFGIAIPHGKSSGVHEARVAFGRKKAGVDWDSIDGEPAHLVFMIAVPKEQAGDEHLKILQALSRKLMDENFRRSLREAEDRGTLRRLVEEM
- a CDS encoding BglG family transcription antiterminator, coding for MNTRQIHLIHHLLNEERPLSVQQLAERLGCSERTVRNDLREVKGWVEKQAFVTLERKPGVGVFLSGGERDRDCLRRALPPVPIIRTNERGERLYPLLSALLEASGPLTTRKLAERLFVSPAVLYADLDQAEEWLRKRKLRLVRKPNWGNRIIGNEKAWRLALSEVQEKLRMLRADEKAGWEQSLPVIRDAVHRLEKRLPFSFTEEGFTNLVMHLAIAIRRIKTGNRIVMEPREWSQLREKEEYRQAEWLANQLETPLAVRIPPEEIGYLTMHVLGAKIQQKRGTDGEVEQSVERVDPEAVRLSHILIQRMSGWMGFPFESDQALLDGVSLHLHSALNRLRHGLRLTNPLLPEIKGQTGYLFDGLLHHLPHLQEGWNVAFHEDEVGYLALHFQASLERSAAAETEPIRIIIVCSTGTGTSELLRARIRRLFPDLVVAATVARSDVPEAIRRYRPDGILSMIPLEAEKVPVIPVTPLLSRNEEENIRRILFREVDRDPYPVLSRLLQPEHMMVGITGEDRESVIQQLVHLLSASGAVEPDFSGSALRREKLASTAIGQGVAIPHGAPEWVNRDSLALAVLPHPVDWEGEPVWLVLLLASSGDRSEDIRALFREVSELVEDSLRLLKLREVQISSEVISILTGR
- a CDS encoding M14 family metallopeptidase, translated to MRFPRGTARWIGFVLLMVMVAGLAIPPSMGDGMDADSGLGEPEEASVVRIEVPDREAMNGLLRDGVDLAEYLQETSGGIQLDAVVTPSELEELAARPEVEVIETLFTRKDWEERLEERKETVVREQRVSVMAVDQVTILRAEWFQNDTGTFLSLEAKTDAGIRPDVALTAQWNAGEGTTIDAGGTATMQRFVDAGQYLYHRMLVPVENVPTRVKVSSNEGGEVTGSVSQWLGGKKPNPENPHYVKDFISHYMTPTEIDQRLEAVVAEFPEIAEIVELPNQTEGYRRKSQVIVGSRAESAVVVTSKVWGHEGGNDWAIEVKDPGKPNQELSMDVAKRRITVELATDASGVPVTTAAQLVEALNRDAGDVIKAHLYRGNPGAGVVQPQGLTQLDNHLNAPDSVSREPFTVKAVRIGKHRDGSRLGVLAYSQEHAREWVTPLVSVETIERLLRNYAHDKETRRLVDNLDIFIIPTVNPDGAHYSFYDYNMQRKNMRNDCDEGSADPGYRNRWGIDINRNYAEGSLFDGYTGGSSNCLSDVYSGRSELSEHESRNVIELANQNPNITFAMNIHSYGGYFMWSPGAYKANGRETLPRPTLGEEAFFWGSSERILSAIQEHRGTVIQPGRTGPVADVLYSAAGNSADHLWYQNDIFAWNFEVGADRWNPEMKRWEPVGFQPAFEEGHAEAMEFSNGLIEMMRVALDFNKDKKPPRSHVTPKPGRYKKSVEVQFQVNEPATIFYTTDGSRPTFDSPRYQSSGVREGGETLTFNRTTELKWFAVDAAGNIERNYNPNGKKHNYRRATFTIR
- a CDS encoding ion transporter, which encodes MEPQRTSISSTPTLIDRIDRFVHHPRFTATILVLILFNAILLGLETYPSIYEPYQNLFHGADQILLWLFTLEVILKIIAARPWYRFFKDGWNVFDLLIIASGHLFADVQFVVVLRILRVLRVLRAISILPALRRLVKTLLATIPSLGNIGILLGIIFYIFSVIGTMLFRDVAPEYFGSMHLSMLSLFQIVTLESWASGIMWPIQQEKPWAWIYFVSFVLVGTFVILNLFIGVIVNKVDQVAAEEEELEKLRKEADLQREVRHLRDEIRELKTMMERPHSPPSEEEKADRG